One window of the Salvelinus fontinalis isolate EN_2023a chromosome 2, ASM2944872v1, whole genome shotgun sequence genome contains the following:
- the tmem126a gene encoding transmembrane protein 126A, which translates to MSENSNVVVQKGTSRTVPRALIIQMMAENFERLPELDRKIFTYGPMYLGGNGAFAGLIANSLYRRALNVTQGRFTSNLPMAVLPFLTTVAMYNVAVSKPLLSGDLNCPTCVLIRGALVGAVGAGVYPILLALPVNAGLATRYNTAPLPEKGNVLRFWMNITQPILRKMGVVIVLQVFFGTYLSSRHFDSYLKLIQLSVSNGEELQD; encoded by the exons ATGTCAGAAAACAGCAATGTCGTTGTACAGAAAGGCACCAGCCGCACAGTTCCCAGAGCTCTGATCATTCAAATGATGGCGGAAAATTTCGAACGGTTGCCTGAACTTGACAG GAAAATCTTCACCTATGGCCCCATGTACCTGGGAGGTAATGGGGCATTTGCAGGACTGATCGCCAACAGCTTATACAGGAGAGCACTGAATGTCACTCAAGGGCGTTTTACATCAAATCTCCCAATGGCTGTCCTACCATTCTTGACAACAGTGGCCATGTATAATGTAGCTGTGTCCAAACCATTATTGTCTG GTGACCTTAACTGTCCAACCTGTGTCCTGATAAGAGGTGCCCTTGTCGGCGCAGTTGGTGCTGGTGTATATCCTATTCTGTTGGCTTTGCCTGTGAATGCAGGCCTTGCAACCAG GTACAACACTGCACCATTGCCAGAAAAGGGAAACGTCCTCCGTTTTTGGATGAACATTACCCAACCCATCTTGAGGAAAATGGGTGTTGTGATAGTACTACAGGTGTTCTTTGGAACCTACCTAAGCTCCAGACACTTTGACAGCTACTTGAAATTGATTCAGTTGTCTGTCTCAAATGGCGAGGAGCTTCAGGATTAA